From the genome of Tepidamorphus gemmatus, one region includes:
- the dctP gene encoding TRAP transporter substrate-binding protein DctP: protein MVSRRLRIMGLVLAGCTAAATSLHCEPLRIQVFDGPDSVAMTGLKAFADDLRAASGSEIDIEIVAPARLAAPDQTFDAMASGLLDGHYASPAYFAARDPAFALLGDTLALYPDADTRDRWISEGGGLELGREIYARHGARLVTFVHWPEEWLVMIRPASILADLAGRRIRASRGPVGDLLDRAGVTLVQLGGRDTVQALEAGRIDGADWSTLAANLAAGLYREGRFAVRAGHSMPLLDLTVSASTWERLSPAARDLFERKAAEFAVRQRQGFRAAEVAARSEVARRGAVLLEMSKASRERLRRLSLSVFDAWATRSADAAAVAASHRAFLERLGLVEASATPNTGSD from the coding sequence ATGGTCTCGCGTCGCCTGCGCATCATGGGTCTGGTTCTGGCGGGCTGTACAGCCGCGGCCACCAGCCTGCACTGCGAGCCTCTGCGTATCCAGGTCTTCGACGGGCCCGACTCGGTCGCCATGACTGGCCTCAAGGCATTCGCCGACGATCTTCGCGCGGCATCTGGCAGCGAAATCGACATCGAGATCGTCGCCCCGGCGCGCCTGGCGGCGCCCGACCAGACATTCGATGCGATGGCATCCGGCCTTCTCGACGGACATTATGCCTCGCCGGCCTATTTCGCAGCGAGAGACCCGGCATTCGCTCTCCTCGGCGACACGCTGGCGCTCTATCCCGATGCCGACACGCGCGACCGCTGGATCAGCGAGGGCGGCGGCCTGGAGCTCGGGCGCGAGATCTATGCCCGGCACGGCGCCCGCCTGGTGACCTTCGTCCACTGGCCGGAGGAGTGGCTGGTGATGATCCGTCCGGCCAGCATTCTGGCCGATCTCGCCGGCCGCCGGATCAGGGCTTCGCGCGGTCCTGTCGGCGATCTGCTCGATCGCGCCGGCGTCACACTCGTCCAGCTCGGCGGCCGCGACACCGTGCAGGCGCTCGAGGCCGGGCGCATCGACGGCGCCGACTGGTCGACGCTCGCCGCCAATCTTGCTGCCGGCCTGTATCGCGAGGGTCGGTTCGCGGTGCGGGCGGGGCATTCCATGCCGCTCCTCGACCTGACCGTCTCGGCCTCGACCTGGGAGCGCCTGTCGCCTGCCGCGCGCGATCTGTTCGAGCGCAAGGCGGCCGAGTTCGCCGTCCGCCAGCGGCAGGGGTTCCGGGCTGCGGAGGTTGCCGCCCGCAGCGAGGTTGCTCGTCGCGGCGCCGTCCTCCTGGAGATGTCGAAAGCCTCGCGCGAACGGTTGCGTCGGCTCTCGCTGTCGGTGTTCGACGCGTGGGCAACCCGTTCAGCCGATGCTGCCGCGGTGGCCGCCAGCCATCGCGCCTTCCTTGAGCGTCTGGGACTGGTCGAAGCCTCGGCTACGCCCAACACGGGCTCAGACTGA
- a CDS encoding RidA family protein: protein MSEASAGRLIPGKPRPRGRYPHVKRAGDFLFVSGTTARRPDNSIAGAEEDEMGTRRLDIRVQTRAVIENIRDILAAEGAGLEDIVEITAYLVSMNDFGGFNEAYAEYFDYSGPSRATVAVHQLAHPNLLVELKATAYKPRPHPAPPATRDEP from the coding sequence ATGAGCGAGGCATCCGCCGGACGTCTGATACCTGGCAAACCCCGGCCCCGCGGCCGCTATCCGCATGTCAAGCGGGCCGGTGATTTCCTGTTCGTCTCGGGAACCACCGCCCGGCGGCCCGACAATTCCATTGCGGGCGCCGAGGAGGACGAGATGGGCACCCGCCGGCTCGACATCCGCGTACAGACACGTGCGGTGATCGAGAACATCCGCGACATCCTCGCCGCCGAGGGGGCCGGGCTCGAGGACATCGTCGAGATCACCGCCTATTTGGTCAGCATGAACGACTTCGGCGGCTTCAACGAAGCCTACGCCGAGTATTTCGACTATTCGGGCCCGTCGCGGGCGACGGTTGCCGTCCACCAGCTCGCCCATCCCAACCTGCTGGTCGAGCTCAAGGCTACAGCCTACAAGCCGCGCCCGCATCCCGCCCCACCTGCCACGAGGGACGAGCCATGA
- the glmU gene encoding bifunctional UDP-N-acetylglucosamine diphosphorylase/glucosamine-1-phosphate N-acetyltransferase GlmU has product MRSRPCHFVVLAAGEGTRMKSSLPKVMHAVAGLPMLGHVVDAVRRYDPAASLAVVVGPQMSTVEALVRERCPQATLHLQTERRGTAHAVLAARTSIPTDRDVIVLYGDAPLILPDSLDRLRRLVADGADLAVLGFDAADPTGYGRLILDSDRLVAIREHRDASDEEKRITFCNSGIMAFRAGLLPGLLDAIGTANAQGEHYLTDAVELAVARGLTTVAARAAEDEVQGVNTRAQLAAVEAVMQDRLRAAAMAGGATLIAPQTVFLCVDTEIGRDVVIEPHVVFGPRVRVADGATIRAFSHLEGASVGSGAIVGPFARLRPGASIAEGAHIGNFVEIKASDIGPGAKVNHLTYIGDASVGARANIGAGTITCNYDGYGKYRTTIGEGAFIGSNSALVAPVTIGDRAYVASGSVVTENVAPDALAIARGRQSEKPGWAAAFRKRRSGAGDKPGGSGS; this is encoded by the coding sequence ATGAGGTCCCGACCCTGCCATTTCGTCGTGCTCGCCGCCGGCGAGGGCACCCGGATGAAGTCGTCTCTGCCAAAGGTCATGCATGCGGTGGCCGGCCTGCCGATGCTCGGCCATGTCGTTGACGCCGTGCGACGCTACGACCCCGCGGCAAGCCTCGCGGTTGTCGTCGGGCCGCAGATGTCCACCGTCGAGGCGCTCGTCCGCGAGAGGTGCCCGCAGGCGACGCTCCACCTGCAGACCGAACGCCGGGGAACCGCGCACGCCGTCCTGGCAGCGCGCACGAGCATCCCGACCGATCGCGACGTCATCGTCCTCTACGGGGACGCGCCGCTGATCCTGCCGGACAGCCTCGATCGCCTCCGCCGGCTCGTCGCAGACGGGGCTGACCTTGCGGTGCTCGGGTTCGACGCCGCCGACCCGACCGGGTACGGCCGGCTGATCCTCGACAGCGACAGGCTTGTCGCGATCCGCGAACACCGTGATGCTTCGGATGAGGAAAAGCGGATAACTTTCTGCAATTCCGGGATAATGGCGTTCCGTGCGGGCCTGCTGCCGGGGTTGCTCGATGCGATCGGAACCGCGAATGCGCAGGGCGAGCACTATCTCACCGACGCTGTCGAGCTCGCCGTCGCGCGCGGCCTGACGACGGTGGCAGCCCGCGCCGCCGAGGACGAGGTTCAGGGAGTCAACACGCGCGCCCAGCTCGCGGCCGTCGAGGCCGTCATGCAGGACCGGCTGCGCGCCGCGGCGATGGCCGGTGGGGCCACGCTGATCGCCCCGCAGACGGTGTTCCTCTGCGTTGATACCGAGATCGGGCGGGATGTGGTCATCGAGCCGCACGTGGTGTTCGGTCCACGCGTCAGGGTGGCGGACGGGGCGACGATCCGGGCCTTCTCGCATCTTGAGGGGGCGAGCGTCGGATCTGGCGCGATCGTCGGCCCGTTCGCCCGGCTGCGTCCCGGCGCCTCGATCGCCGAGGGAGCCCATATCGGCAACTTCGTCGAGATCAAGGCGTCTGATATCGGCCCCGGTGCGAAGGTCAATCATCTGACCTATATCGGCGATGCGTCGGTCGGCGCGCGCGCGAACATCGGGGCGGGCACCATCACCTGCAACTACGACGGTTACGGCAAGTACCGCACGACGATCGGCGAGGGCGCCTTCATCGGCTCGAACAGCGCGCTGGTGGCCCCGGTCACCATCGGCGACCGCGCCTATGTCGCATCGGGAAGCGTCGTGACCGAGAACGTTGCCCCGGATGCTCTCGCGATTGCCCGCGGGCGCCAGTCCGAGAAGCCGGGCTGGGCCGCCGCCTTCCGCAAGCGCAGGTCCGGCGCAGGGGACAAGCCGGGCGGAAGCGGCAGCTGA
- a CDS encoding metal ABC transporter ATP-binding protein: MNSPLPHGPLVACRNLGVRRDSRWLVRGVDLEVGTGEIVSIVGPNGGGKTTLIKALIGIERINAGSVERRPGLRIGYVPQRLAIDRTMPLTVSRLMTLVRRASPEAVSAALARTGVDHLTGRPVQVLSGGEMQRVLIARALLGSPDLLVLDEPVQSVDFSGQLDLYQLIAGLRDSLGCGVLMVSHDLHVVMRATDRVLCLAGHVCCTGVPRDVSRNPEYLRMFGPGAADALAVYPHSHDHRHDPSGAVIEADRHRHHHHDHDGRHADDGPTSAGDRAAAPDRPARERLDAG, encoded by the coding sequence ATGAACAGCCCCCTGCCACATGGCCCGCTCGTCGCCTGCCGGAATCTCGGCGTCAGGCGGGATTCCCGTTGGCTCGTCCGTGGCGTCGATCTGGAGGTCGGCACGGGCGAGATCGTTTCGATCGTCGGTCCCAATGGCGGCGGCAAGACGACCCTCATCAAGGCTCTCATCGGTATCGAGCGAATCAATGCCGGTAGCGTTGAGCGGCGGCCGGGCCTGCGGATCGGTTATGTGCCGCAACGTCTCGCCATCGACCGGACCATGCCGCTCACCGTGTCGCGCCTGATGACGCTGGTCCGCCGCGCCAGCCCGGAAGCCGTCTCGGCCGCGCTCGCCCGGACCGGGGTAGACCACCTGACCGGAAGGCCGGTACAGGTGCTGTCGGGGGGGGAGATGCAGCGCGTACTGATCGCACGGGCGTTGCTCGGCTCTCCGGACCTGCTCGTCCTCGACGAACCGGTGCAGAGTGTCGACTTCTCCGGTCAGCTCGATCTCTACCAGCTGATCGCCGGGCTGCGCGACAGCCTCGGCTGCGGTGTGCTGATGGTCAGCCACGATCTCCACGTCGTCATGCGCGCGACCGACCGCGTGCTCTGTCTTGCCGGTCACGTGTGCTGTACCGGCGTGCCGCGCGACGTCTCGCGCAACCCCGAATATCTGCGGATGTTCGGACCGGGGGCTGCTGACGCGCTGGCGGTCTATCCGCACAGCCACGATCATCGCCACGATCCGTCCGGCGCCGTGATCGAGGCTGATCGGCACCGCCATCACCACCACGACCATGACGGCCGCCACGCCGACGACGGTCCGACTTCGGCCGGCGATCGCGCGGCGGCACCTGACCGACCGGCAAGGGAGCGGCTTGATGCTGGATGA
- the rpe gene encoding ribulose-phosphate 3-epimerase, with protein sequence MPAPLIAPSILTADFARLGEEVRDLVAAGADWIHVDVMDGHFVPNITFGPLAVKALRPVTDRTLDVHLMIAPVDPYLAAFADAGADIITIHAEAGPHLERSLRAIRDLGCRAGVSLNPATHESALDYVIDSVDLVLVMTVNPGFGGQSFLPAMLPKIRRIREMIGDRDIRLEVDGGVSPETAGAVVAAGADVLVAGSAVLRGQGIASYRANIEAIRRAAAAG encoded by the coding sequence ATGCCAGCGCCGCTCATCGCCCCCTCGATCCTGACCGCCGATTTCGCCCGGCTGGGCGAGGAGGTCCGCGACCTCGTCGCGGCCGGCGCCGACTGGATCCACGTCGACGTGATGGACGGGCACTTCGTACCGAACATCACCTTCGGTCCACTCGCGGTCAAGGCGCTGCGGCCAGTCACCGACCGCACGCTGGACGTTCATCTGATGATCGCCCCGGTCGATCCCTATCTGGCCGCCTTCGCCGACGCCGGTGCCGACATCATCACGATCCACGCCGAGGCCGGTCCGCACCTCGAGCGCTCGCTGCGTGCAATCCGCGATCTCGGCTGCCGGGCAGGAGTGTCGCTCAATCCCGCCACCCACGAAAGCGCGCTCGACTATGTGATCGACTCGGTCGACCTGGTACTGGTGATGACCGTCAATCCCGGCTTCGGCGGCCAGTCGTTCCTGCCCGCGATGCTGCCCAAGATCCGGCGGATCCGCGAGATGATCGGCGATCGCGACATCCGCCTCGAGGTCGATGGCGGTGTGTCGCCGGAGACCGCCGGAGCGGTCGTGGCAGCCGGCGCCGACGTGCTCGTTGCGGGGTCGGCTGTCCTGCGCGGGCAGGGAATCGCCAGCTACCGGGCCAATATCGAGGCCATCCGCCGCGCCGCTGCGGCCGGTTAG
- a CDS encoding LysR substrate-binding domain-containing protein, whose translation MGASSRDLASRISLRQLRVIAAIADHGSIRLAAQSLNVTQPTATKALKEAEQVLGAALFTRTNRGVVPTAIGEAVCRRARLVLAELRHAAEEVSDLKEGRGGRVCVGSLLAASARLLPEAIARLRRTRPGVSVQVVEGTNDVLMPALRIGQLDLVVGRLSEFRERTALRQEILYDEITCLTVRPGHPILGRPDLTLKDTLAWDFILPRPETTLRRQLEKAFHDEGLEPPAARIESVSVLTNRHLAMETDAISVWPHQVVRRDLLDGRLVRLPLQLWQASGPVGVSLRATGPTSPAAAAMLDELRAVAAAIREERRGDVIFME comes from the coding sequence ATGGGTGCATCCTCCCGTGACCTCGCCAGCCGGATCTCGCTTCGCCAGCTCCGCGTGATCGCTGCCATCGCCGATCACGGGTCGATACGGCTCGCAGCCCAGAGTCTCAATGTCACGCAACCGACCGCGACAAAGGCACTGAAGGAGGCCGAACAGGTTCTCGGGGCGGCCTTGTTCACGCGCACCAACCGGGGCGTCGTGCCGACGGCCATCGGCGAGGCGGTGTGCCGGCGCGCCCGTCTGGTGCTGGCAGAGCTGCGCCACGCCGCCGAGGAAGTCAGCGATCTCAAGGAAGGACGCGGCGGGCGCGTTTGTGTCGGCTCGCTGCTGGCCGCATCGGCCCGGCTCCTGCCCGAGGCAATCGCGCGGTTGCGGCGGACCCGGCCAGGAGTTTCGGTGCAGGTGGTCGAGGGCACCAACGACGTGCTGATGCCTGCATTGCGGATCGGCCAGCTCGATCTGGTCGTCGGACGACTGTCGGAATTCCGGGAGCGCACGGCGCTGCGTCAGGAGATTCTCTATGACGAGATCACCTGCCTCACGGTCCGGCCCGGGCATCCGATCCTCGGCCGACCGGACCTGACGCTGAAGGATACGCTCGCGTGGGACTTCATCCTGCCACGGCCGGAAACGACCCTGCGCCGGCAGCTCGAGAAGGCCTTTCACGACGAGGGTCTGGAGCCCCCGGCAGCCCGTATCGAATCCGTCTCCGTGCTGACCAACCGCCACCTCGCCATGGAGACCGACGCGATCTCCGTCTGGCCGCATCAGGTCGTTCGCCGCGACCTGCTCGACGGGCGGCTGGTGCGGCTCCCGCTGCAGCTGTGGCAGGCGTCCGGGCCAGTTGGCGTCAGCCTGCGCGCGACCGGGCCGACCAGTCCCGCCGCGGCCGCGATGCTGGATGAGCTGCGGGCGGTCGCCGCCGCGATCCGGGAGGAACGGCGTGGTGACGTGATATTCATGGAATGA
- a CDS encoding zinc ABC transporter substrate-binding protein — protein MPRRHARLILPALLIAALAPAANADGPEVVASIKPVHSLVAAVMGDLGKPSLLVAGADSPHTYAMKPSEAAALSRASIVFWIGEELETFLAQPIANLGANARSVALIESPGLTVMTYDDADGDEAGHHDHGGHGHSHGHDHDDDHAHEHDEGHAHGDAVHSDHRHEGADPHVWLDPRNAIAMVRRIAATLAEADPEHADSYHANAEALIERLHELEHDIAARLSPYRDVPYLTMHEAFRYFDARFGLNGQGAITVNPEQQPSARRLGELRATIGRFERLCIFAEPQFPPRLVDVIVEGTAARTGTLDPLGAELEPGPDLYFELLRLNSNSFAECFAATM, from the coding sequence ATGCCCCGTCGACACGCCCGATTGATCCTTCCTGCCTTGCTGATCGCCGCCTTGGCGCCGGCAGCAAATGCCGATGGGCCTGAGGTCGTTGCCTCGATCAAGCCGGTGCACTCGCTCGTCGCCGCGGTGATGGGCGACCTCGGCAAACCCTCCCTGCTCGTCGCCGGGGCCGATTCGCCCCACACCTACGCCATGAAACCGTCGGAGGCAGCCGCCCTGTCGCGCGCCTCGATCGTGTTCTGGATCGGAGAGGAACTGGAAACGTTTCTGGCCCAGCCGATCGCCAATCTCGGGGCCAACGCGCGAAGTGTCGCGCTGATCGAGAGCCCTGGCCTGACCGTTATGACGTATGACGACGCCGACGGCGACGAGGCGGGGCACCACGACCACGGCGGGCACGGCCACAGCCACGGGCATGACCATGACGACGACCATGCGCACGAGCATGACGAGGGACACGCCCACGGCGATGCGGTGCATTCGGACCATCGTCACGAGGGGGCGGATCCGCATGTGTGGCTCGACCCGCGCAATGCGATCGCGATGGTCCGGCGCATTGCCGCGACGCTCGCCGAGGCGGATCCGGAACATGCAGACAGCTACCATGCCAACGCGGAGGCGCTGATCGAGCGCCTGCACGAGCTCGAACACGACATTGCGGCGCGGCTGTCGCCCTATCGGGACGTCCCCTATCTGACGATGCATGAGGCCTTCCGGTACTTCGACGCCCGGTTCGGCCTGAATGGCCAGGGTGCGATCACCGTGAACCCGGAGCAACAGCCGAGCGCGCGGCGTCTCGGCGAGCTGCGCGCGACGATCGGCCGGTTCGAGCGGCTCTGCATCTTCGCCGAACCGCAGTTCCCGCCGAGGCTCGTCGATGTCATCGTGGAAGGAACGGCGGCTCGGACCGGCACGCTCGATCCCCTGGGGGCCGAGCTCGAACCGGGACCTGACCTCTATTTCGAGCTGCTTCGACTGAACAGCAACAGTTTCGCCGAGTGCTTTGCCGCGACGATGTAG
- a CDS encoding DMT family transporter, whose translation MSDRARAYLVLVLMPMFFSTNIVIGRAAVATVEPWTLAFWRWVLASLILLPFAWRGIRLHRAALLEQWRLIALLGFLGMVVCGGGVYLSLTSTTATNGTLIYTSSPVFVLLLEAIFRGQKIVLRQVVGIVLAVLGVVMIVLRGELARLLALELNIGDLGIALAAFAWAVYSVILKRPVFRTLPTVPLFFAISSAGALMLLPFMAYELVGTGRLPTSAAAWTSILGLAVLSSVLPFLAYQYGVKIVGPSITSVFLYFLPVYGVSFAAIFLGESFHAYHAAGFILVMAGVVLATAPLDAIRARRTSTAG comes from the coding sequence GTGTCGGACCGCGCCCGTGCCTATCTCGTTCTCGTCCTTATGCCGATGTTCTTCTCAACCAACATCGTCATCGGGCGCGCGGCGGTTGCCACGGTCGAGCCGTGGACGCTGGCCTTCTGGCGCTGGGTACTGGCGAGCCTGATCCTGCTGCCCTTCGCCTGGCGGGGCATACGCCTGCACCGGGCGGCGCTGCTTGAGCAATGGCGGCTGATTGCCCTCCTCGGTTTCCTCGGCATGGTCGTCTGTGGCGGTGGAGTCTATCTGTCGCTGACGTCGACTACGGCGACCAACGGCACGTTGATCTATACCTCCTCGCCGGTGTTCGTGCTCCTGCTCGAGGCAATCTTTCGCGGCCAGAAGATCGTGCTGCGTCAGGTCGTCGGCATCGTGCTCGCGGTGCTGGGCGTTGTGATGATCGTGCTGCGCGGCGAGCTTGCCCGCCTGCTGGCGCTCGAGCTCAACATAGGCGATCTCGGAATCGCGCTCGCCGCCTTTGCCTGGGCCGTCTATTCCGTGATTCTCAAGCGGCCGGTATTCCGGACGCTGCCGACGGTGCCGCTGTTCTTTGCGATCTCGTCGGCAGGGGCGCTGATGCTCCTGCCCTTCATGGCATACGAACTCGTCGGCACTGGCCGGCTGCCGACCTCCGCCGCTGCGTGGACGAGCATTCTCGGCCTCGCCGTACTGTCATCCGTCCTGCCGTTCCTGGCCTACCAGTACGGCGTCAAGATCGTCGGGCCGTCAATCACCTCGGTATTCCTCTACTTCCTCCCGGTCTATGGCGTTTCGTTCGCAGCGATCTTTCTCGGCGAGTCATTCCACGCCTATCACGCGGCCGGCTTCATCCTGGTGATGGCCGGTGTGGTGCTCGCCACCGCCCCTCTCGACGCGATCAGGGCGCGCCGGACATCCACCGCGGGCTAA
- a CDS encoding SPOR domain-containing protein translates to MGQAQPKPDKPQRRPGRGRSFRITAIWGAMAAASVAALIHSATSETGRARVAMLFEPRVAVSARDLEAEITRMTTEITRLRSETRLLALEKEALQIKIAALESEIGPLTGSLPDAARESAGASAGSVPAPAAPAADPAARGPSAPEEPGARTPAADVRVGFQSLPLDTRSDDPAAAPSQSDIHEELVSLAHPDARSVPTEISRTRFAVEIGSGVTMSEIRELWRRLSRENRPLIGGLEPAVAIAEQDGGLRLRLLAGPFQNAADAVQLCAVLVGRGVDCRAVPSQGQQLVMQ, encoded by the coding sequence ATGGGACAGGCTCAACCCAAACCGGACAAGCCGCAGCGACGGCCCGGCCGGGGCCGCAGCTTCCGCATCACCGCGATCTGGGGGGCAATGGCAGCCGCCTCCGTCGCGGCGCTCATCCATTCCGCAACGAGCGAGACCGGGCGCGCGCGCGTCGCCATGCTGTTCGAGCCGCGCGTGGCGGTGAGCGCGCGCGACCTCGAGGCCGAAATCACCCGAATGACGACCGAGATCACCCGTCTGCGCTCGGAGACGCGGCTGCTGGCTCTCGAGAAGGAAGCGCTGCAGATCAAGATTGCGGCGCTGGAATCCGAGATCGGTCCGTTGACCGGCTCGCTTCCCGACGCAGCGCGGGAGTCAGCGGGCGCGTCCGCGGGATCGGTGCCAGCTCCCGCTGCGCCTGCCGCCGATCCTGCCGCGCGCGGGCCGTCGGCGCCGGAGGAACCCGGTGCACGCACGCCCGCAGCAGATGTCCGGGTAGGCTTCCAGTCGCTGCCGCTCGACACGAGATCGGATGATCCGGCCGCCGCCCCGTCGCAGAGCGATATCCACGAGGAGCTGGTCAGTCTGGCGCATCCGGACGCGCGCAGCGTGCCGACGGAAATCTCGCGCACCCGCTTCGCCGTCGAGATCGGTTCGGGCGTGACGATGAGCGAGATTCGCGAGCTGTGGCGGCGCCTTTCGCGGGAGAACCGTCCGCTGATCGGCGGGCTCGAGCCGGCGGTCGCCATTGCCGAGCAGGATGGCGGCCTCAGGCTTCGCCTGCTGGCTGGGCCGTTCCAGAACGCTGCCGATGCGGTGCAGCTCTGTGCGGTGCTGGTCGGGCGCGGCGTCGATTGCCGTGCCGTCCCGAGCCAGGGGCAGCAGCTCGTCATGCAATAG
- a CDS encoding 3-hydroxyanthranilate 3,4-dioxygenase, which translates to MNVHPALKPFNFQAWIRENEHLLKPPVGNKHLFDNKTNMIVMIVGGPNRRTDFHDDPVEEFFYQLKGDMILKVAEGGRIYDVPIREGEVFMLPAHFRHSPQRPQTGSIGLVVESPRTPDMKDGFEWYCFACGALVHRVEVEVKDIVKDLPPLYEAFYADEAARTCPNCGAIHPGKTPPEGWAEI; encoded by the coding sequence ATGAACGTGCATCCCGCGCTGAAACCCTTCAATTTCCAAGCCTGGATCCGGGAGAACGAGCATCTGCTGAAGCCGCCGGTCGGCAACAAGCACCTGTTCGACAACAAGACCAACATGATCGTGATGATCGTCGGCGGGCCGAACCGCCGGACCGACTTCCACGATGACCCGGTCGAGGAGTTCTTCTACCAGCTCAAGGGGGACATGATCCTGAAGGTCGCCGAGGGCGGGCGGATCTATGACGTGCCGATCCGCGAGGGCGAGGTGTTCATGCTGCCCGCGCATTTCCGCCATTCGCCGCAGCGTCCGCAGACCGGGTCGATCGGCCTCGTGGTGGAAAGCCCCCGCACTCCCGACATGAAGGACGGCTTCGAGTGGTACTGCTTCGCGTGCGGCGCGCTCGTCCACCGCGTCGAGGTCGAGGTCAAGGACATCGTCAAGGACCTGCCGCCGCTCTACGAGGCCTTCTACGCCGACGAGGCGGCACGCACCTGCCCGAACTGCGGCGCGATCCATCCCGGCAAGACGCCGCCCGAGGGCTGGGCGGAGATCTGA
- a CDS encoding metal ABC transporter permease, which yields MLDDFFLRAMLAGIGVALVACPLGCFIVWRRMAYFGDTTAHAALLGVALGIALGAGPTAGVFAVTLLVALLLVGLLRAVRVAADTLLGILSHAALSIGLVVIGFMTWVRIDLMGYLFGDVLAVGPADVYTIGIGAVAVLAVLTAVWRPLVAATVDRDLARAEGVNVGFVEIVYVVLLAVVVAIAMKIVGILLVTSLLIIPAAASRAFAATPERMAVGAAAIGVLAVVAGLNASWIADTPAGPSIVTAAFALFLISLVAAGLRDGLRRRAAG from the coding sequence ATGCTGGATGACTTCTTCCTGCGCGCGATGCTCGCCGGCATCGGCGTCGCGCTGGTCGCCTGTCCGCTCGGGTGCTTCATCGTCTGGCGACGCATGGCCTATTTCGGCGACACCACTGCTCATGCTGCGCTGCTCGGCGTCGCGCTCGGCATTGCGCTCGGCGCTGGTCCGACGGCCGGCGTCTTTGCGGTGACGCTCCTCGTCGCACTCCTGCTCGTTGGACTGTTGCGTGCTGTCAGGGTCGCGGCCGATACGCTGCTCGGCATCCTCTCGCATGCGGCACTATCGATCGGCCTCGTCGTTATCGGTTTTATGACCTGGGTCAGGATCGACCTCATGGGCTACCTGTTCGGAGACGTCCTGGCGGTCGGACCCGCCGATGTTTACACGATCGGCATCGGAGCCGTGGCCGTGCTTGCGGTGCTGACGGCCGTCTGGCGGCCGCTGGTGGCGGCCACAGTCGATCGGGATCTCGCACGTGCGGAGGGCGTCAATGTCGGCTTCGTCGAGATTGTCTATGTCGTGCTGCTCGCCGTGGTCGTCGCGATTGCCATGAAGATCGTCGGGATCCTGCTGGTCACATCGCTGCTGATCATTCCGGCCGCTGCCAGCCGGGCGTTCGCCGCGACGCCGGAGCGCATGGCGGTCGGCGCCGCGGCGATCGGGGTTCTGGCGGTCGTTGCGGGGCTGAATGCCTCGTGGATCGCCGACACGCCGGCCGGTCCCTCCATCGTGACCGCGGCGTTCGCCCTGTTCCTGATCTCGCTCGTAGCCGCCGGCCTGCGCGACGGTCTGCGCCGCCGCGCGGCCGGTTGA